The following proteins are co-located in the Papaver somniferum cultivar HN1 unplaced genomic scaffold, ASM357369v1 unplaced-scaffold_128, whole genome shotgun sequence genome:
- the LOC113331730 gene encoding uncharacterized protein LOC113331730: protein MELDIGLKITKTKDDGSLTTSNLRITKDGNGPVFVSLETESMFILTAHLKGYRRERIKIDINEDGTLISISGDKTIREILMVRWTMYKKEAEITGFKKVFRIPNGVKLNKIKARFNQEETILSIFMPKLKKGIQGVRIEEVMEVAQEQEEEQVVEEAVAVQENESEKIKLESVDMPAIETEETSSNIEEIPEMVIQEDQETERTETQDEEAPGEAVQEPTENERIPELETVSLKEEEVEEIHDESSL from the coding sequence ATGGAGTTGGATATAGGACTCAAAATCACCAAAACGAAAGATGATGGTAGTCTTACCACATCCAATCTTAGAATTACGAAAGATGGCAATGGCCCTGTTTTCGTATCTTTGGAAACCGAATCCATGTTCATTCTTACTGCTCATCTCAAAGGATATAGAAGAGAAAGAATAAAGATTGATATAAATGAAGATGGGACTCTAATATCAATAAGTGGAGATAAAACAATTCGAGAAATACTGATGGTGAGATGGACAATGTACAAAAAAGAAGCAGAGATTACTGGATTCAAGAAAGTTTTTAGAATACCAAATGGTGTAAAactaaacaaaatcaaagcaagGTTCAATCAGGAAGAAACTATTTTATCGATTTTTATGCCCAAATTGAAGAAAGGAATTCAAGGGGTTCGCATTGAAGAAGTGATGGAAGTTGcacaagaacaagaagaagaacaggTTGTTGAAGAAGCTGTTGCGGTCCAAGAGaatgaatcagaaaaaataaaattagaatCTGTAGATATGCCAGCAATTGAAACAGAGGAAACTAGtagtaatattgaagaaattcCTGAAATGGTGATCCAAGAAGATCAAGAAACAGAGAGGACTGAAACCCAAGATGAAGAAGCTCCAGGTGAAGCAGTACAAGAACCAACAGAGAATGAGAGAATTCCTGAACTTGAAACCGTATCTCTAAAAGAGGAGGAAGTTGAAGAAATTCACGATGAATCTAGTTTGTAG